In Cytophagia bacterium CHB2, the genomic stretch CATCGAGCTTGCCCTGCCGGTGCTGCTCCTGTTTCGCAAGACGCGGCACTATGCGCTGGCTCTGGGCTTGCCGTTTCATTTGATGCTCGGCTTAATCGGCCATCGCAAATTTTCCGCATTTATCTTTGCATGCTACTTTCTTTTCACGGAGGAAAAATTCACCGAAGCGCTGAATGAACGCGCGCGCGCGCTGCGCCGGTGCTTCGCGCTGTGGCAGCGCCGGCATCCTGCCCTGACAGCGCGCCGTGTTACCTGGTCGGGCCTCAGCGTTATGATCGCCGGCATTGCCGCGGGTTTTGGCCTCGAGCTTTTGGATTTGAAACGCATGGAAAAAAGCTCGTGGCTGCTCTGGTCTCTCATCGCAATTGCCGCCTACGTGCTCGTCTTGTTTCAGCAAAAATTTCTACGCATGCCGGCAGCGACAATGGCGTTGCACTGGAGCTATCCCGGCTTGCTTTGGTTGTTGCCTGCGTTGTTGGTGTTCAACGGCATGAATCCTTATCTGGGATTAAAAACCCACGTCGTCTTTTCGATGTACAGCAACCTGCGCACGGAAGCCGGCGAATGGAATCATCTCTTCATGCCGAAATGGTTGAAAGTCACCAAATTTCAGGATGATCTGGTTGAAATCATCGACACCTCGTGGCAAGAGTTCGAGGAGTACAAAAACAAGCAACTGCTCATCCCTTATTTCGAGTTTCGCCGCATGATCGATGCGAGCCAGGACGATATTGGGGTGCGCTACCTGCACCGGGGCGAATACAAAGAGCTGGAAATCAAAAATGGGCACTCCAATCGCGCGGATTTTGTGCGGGGCAGCACCGGTTTGCTTGGAAAATTTTTGGTCTTCCGGCCGATATTTAAAGAAGGGGCCGAATACGAGTGTTTACGCTAAAGGCAATATGCCGGAAGCATGCCGTATCAGAAACGAATATGCGGCGCAGCAACATTCCGCGAATCCCGGAATTCCCCGGCGATTTCGTGCAACATAACCGCGCTTTTGGCTGCCTAACTTAAAACGCATCCGGCCTTGCCATTTTGGCGCAAGGCTACCCGGCCGCATGAATCCGGCAATCTCAAAACGCCCTCGTGCAATTATAAGACTATGCTCTTTCACTCATTAGAGTTCATCATATTTTTTCCTGTCGTTGTTGCGATCTACTTTCTCGCCCCTCTACGTTTCCGGCAGTTCTTTCTCCTGCTCGCCAGCTACTATTTTTATATGTGCTGGAAAGCCGAGTATGCCGTTCTCATACTTTTGTCAACCGGCATCGATTACGTTGCGGCGTTGCACATGCACAAAACTTCCGGGCGCGGCCTCCGCAAAATGTGGCTGGGCTTTAGCCTGGCCGCCAATCTCGGTGTGTTGTTCTTTTTTAAATATGCCAACTTCTTCAGCGCCTCGGCGCGCGCGCTGCTGCAACAAGCCAACATATTCTATGAATTCCCGCTGTTCGATATTTTGCTGCCGGTGGGAATTTCGTTCTACACGTTTCAAACGTTGAGCTATACCATCGACGTCTATCGCAGCGAAAAGACACCG encodes the following:
- a CDS encoding MBOAT family protein; translation: MLFHSLEFIIFFPVVVAIYFLAPLRFRQFFLLLASYYFYMCWKAEYAVLILLSTGIDYVAALHMHKTSGRGLRKMWLGFSLAANLGVLFFFKYANFFSASARALLQQANIFYEFPLFDILLPVGISFYTFQTLSYTIDVYRSEKTPERNFIKFALYVTFFPQLVAGPIERSTRLLPQFDHEHKFDANRVVSGLRLMLWGFFKKLVIADR